One Nostoc sp. CENA543 genomic window, CTGGGATTATCAGAAAAACAACCACCATTTGCCAAAGTCTACACTAATCTACGGGAGACAATCACCCAAGCTGTAAAAGATTACGCTACAGAAGTACGTGAGAGAAAGTTTCCATAATAATTAAATGGGAATAGGGAATGGGGAATGGGGCATTGGGCAATAAGTTACTCTTTTCTTTGTCTCTTACTTCCCCATTCGCCATAGTCATGAGTAATTACTATTTTCTGCTGCTCCACTGTCTCATTTATTGAGAATATATGTATGGTTTTACAAGTCAGTCCTACCCAAAAACAAGTAAATATCACCTGGGAAGCACTTCCTGGGGATTTCGTTTTACCTGATGACCCTGTGGAAAATATTCAGCAACCACCACTTGCAGCCGCACTCACTGACGCTTTAGGAGCTAGCGGACGTATTCAACCCGAAATGCTCATCGGCTCGAATTTTGGGCTAGTAGCGACAGTGAATAAAAAAATTGTGGTGAAAGCACCTGATTGGTTTTATGTCCCACAAGTCCAACCTGTCGCTACGGATATCATTCGTCGAAGTTACACGCAAAATTTAGAAGGTGGGGCTGTATCTGTGGTGATGGAATTTCTCTCAGATACGGAAAATGGAGAGTTATCAATTCGTTCGACTCCGCCTTACGGTAAGCTCTATTTTTACGAAAAAATTCTGCAAGTTCCTACCTACGTCACCTACGACCCCTACGAACCAATTTTAGAAGTCCGGTGTTTGCAGGATGGCAAATATGTTTTACAACCGCCCGATACTAACGGACGTTTTTGGATTCCTGAGTTGGAGTTATTTCTGGGAATTTGGTATGGTGAGAGACTTTGCCAAACTATGAATTGGTTGCGGTGGTGGGATGGGGAAGGAAATCTCTTGTTGTGGAGTAGTGAACAAGCTGAACAAGAACGCCAACGCGCTGAACAGGAAAAACAACGTGCAGAGAAATTGGCTGCTAAGTTGCGTGAGCTAGGTGTTGACCCTGATGCGATCGCCTAATGTCATCAGTGAATAATTAAGTTATGGAATC contains:
- a CDS encoding Uma2 family endonuclease; this encodes MVLQVSPTQKQVNITWEALPGDFVLPDDPVENIQQPPLAAALTDALGASGRIQPEMLIGSNFGLVATVNKKIVVKAPDWFYVPQVQPVATDIIRRSYTQNLEGGAVSVVMEFLSDTENGELSIRSTPPYGKLYFYEKILQVPTYVTYDPYEPILEVRCLQDGKYVLQPPDTNGRFWIPELELFLGIWYGERLCQTMNWLRWWDGEGNLLLWSSEQAEQERQRAEQEKQRAEKLAAKLRELGVDPDAIA